TGTGGTTATGTGTATGACCCTGAACTTGGCGATATAGAAAGCAATATTCCACCTGAAACATCATTTGAAAATTTGCCTGAAGACTGGGTTTGTCCACTTTGCGGCGCAGAAAAGGAATTTTTTGAAGCTGTTGAGTAATTGATTCAAAAAACGACAAGAAGCGATTTTAATCTGAGATTACAGATTGAAGTCGCTTTTTTAATATCCTGATATTTAACAGTATAATGATGATTTTGCACCTGACCCGCTGTGTGCTAGTATGTTGCAACGAATACATAGGGGGGTGATTCTTGTTACTATTCCGTAATGCAAAATTTTCTATAGCAACAAAGTTTGCTGTTGCAGCTGCAATTTTTTTTAGCTGCTCANGGCTGGTCGTGCTTTGTGCATTGCTTACGCTTGCTGCGAGCTCTCCCCTTACGCCTTTGGACATTTTATGGCTCATGGCTTGCTGTGCCGCCATTACTGTTCCCTGCTTCTATTACATGTTTAATAAGTTATGCAGAGGGCTGGTGTGTCGTCCCCTTGAAGCGCTTACCCATACTGCAACAGAGCTTGGTAGCGCACCTCTTCCTACCGAAATCCCCAAAGAACTCGAACTTGATGCGTTGACCATGGCGCTTGTTCGTTCCGGTGAAGTATTCAGCAGACGAATGCAGAATGCCACGGAGCGTCGTTCGTATTTCGAATCCCTTTTCAAAGGTATGCCGGGCTATGTATCTGTAGTCGATACCTCCTTCACCATTGTTCATGCTAACAATGCATTTATGGAAACTTTTGCCATTGCTGAAGGACGTTCCTGTCGGCATGTTTGCACCCGTGAATTTCCCGGAGGCAATTGTCCTGTGGCAAAAGTCTTTATTTCGAAGGAACCAGTGGTCGTGACTGAAGAAGGGATATACCCTGATGGAACGGCTGCGCTATGGCTTGTGAGTGTTTCCCCAGTATTTGATTCCATGGGGCAACTTGCGGCTGCTATTGAATCCCGTCTTGATATTTCTGAAGTAGTTAAAGCAGACGTCACCAGATTATACGGAACCTAGGGCTGTCTTGGACAGGGCTGGAATGCGACTCTCGCCATTGGCGTTGAGCGCTTTGCTGCGTCCATAAGATAGCCCCCTGTAATCGGGGGGGGGATGATTACAGGGGGCAAGATAGGTTGGTCTGAATCTACGCCTCGGAAATAGAACTATAACTGTAGGGGGGGGAAGTCAGTTATAGTCCGTACCGTATTCAGATCCTAAGCACGACGGTTGGTACGTTGGGGGGGGGACGCCTAATCGCTGGCAATCCAACCGTCTGGTTGTCTTATAGCATCTATCATGCCAAAAAGTTAAGTTTTGTCTTGCTAAAAAAGAATCTATAAAACAACATGTTACGTATTTGCTGTTGTTCGGCTGGTTCTAACTACAGAATAATGAGCAAAAAAGTGCGAAATCGAACGTGCGGAAACGCACGTTGTGCGGAATCGAACACGTTATGAAATCTTTCGATAGAGTGCATATCTGGAAATACCCAGATACTCAGCTGCTTTTGTTTTGTTTCCGTCAAATTTCGACAGTGCTTTGCGAATGACCGATTGGGTTACATCTTCCAGCTTGAATGGCGTATCCGGTAAAATAATAGTGGAAGACGCTATATCAATAGATGGCAGATGCGGTGCCGATGGCAGTGATGAAGATATTTCCTGAACTGCTCTTGCTGCATAGGATGATGTGATAAATTCCAAGTGTTCCGGACGGAGCACGATGTCGTCATGAATAAGAACAGCACGTTCTATAGTATTTTCCAGTTCGCGCACGTTCCCCGGCCACGGATAATCCCTGAGCAGGGTATGAGTTTCAGGAGCAATGGAGGCAAAACGCTTTCCCTTGCGTTTAACTTGCTTGCGCAGGAACAAAGAAGCCATTTCCGTAATGTCATTTTGACGTTCCCGTAATGGCGGAAGACGTAAGTGTCCTACAGTGAGCCTGTGATACAAATCGCGGCGGAAAAGACCTTCTTCCACCATCAATTCGATGTTTTTGTTACCAGCACCAATGATGCGGGCAGCAAAGTGCTTTTTCTGCAAGCCGCCGACCCTATAAAAGGTTCTCTCTTCCAGTACACGCAGCAGTTTGGGCTGTAAGTTCAGAGGCATTTCAGCAATTTCATCTAAAAATAGTGTACCGTTGCCTGCCAGTTCGAGTTTACC
This sequence is a window from Halodesulfovibrio sp. MK-HDV. Protein-coding genes within it:
- a CDS encoding rubredoxin; this translates as MKKYECPCGYVYDPELGDIESNIPPETSFENLPEDWVCPLCGAEKEFFEAVE
- a CDS encoding PAS domain-containing protein; translated protein: MPGYVSVVDTSFTIVHANNAFMETFAIAEGRSCRHVCTREFPGGNCPVAKVFISKEPVVVTEEGIYPDGTAALWLVSVSPVFDSMGQLAAAIESRLDISEVVKADVTRLYGT